The Bacillus zhangzhouensis region TTTTGCAGAGCATATTTATTTCTCAGAAGCAGAGGGAGAGCTTGGAACAGCCATCAGAGCTTTTTATCCAGTGAAGGATGATCAATTTAATCAAACAGGGGTTGTGCTTGTAGGAAGAACTCTGCCAAGTATGGCAGATATATTAGGAGAAATGAAGCGGGATATCCTCATGATCCTCCTGCTGACGCTCAGCTTTGGGTTAGTAGGTTCATTTTTACTTGCTCGTCATATTAAACAGCAAATGTTTAAGCTGGAGCCGCATGAGATTGTTAGAATGCTAGAGGAACGCACTGCAACCTTTCACTCTATAAATGAAGGGGTCATCTCCATTGATAATCAGCACATGATCACCATTTTTAATGAGAAAGCGAAGCAGATTTTTGGCGTGACAGGTGATGTCGTGGGCCGGAATATTTGGGGGGTGCTGTCTGATACACGACTTCCTGAGATCATTGATCGCGCAGAACCCGTTTACAATGAAGAAATTCATATGAGCGGAAAGCGGATCATGAGCAGCCGGATTCCGATTGTGATGAAAAAGAAGATCATCGGAGCGGTCGCCATTTTTCAGGACCGGACGGAAGCGGCAAAATTGGCGGAGGAGCTCACAGGGGTTAAAAACTTTGTGGACGGTTTGCGGGTGCAAAACCATGAGCATATGAATCAGCTTCATACGATTGCCGGGCTGATTCAGCTTGGAAAAGCCGATCAGGCGCTCGATCTAGCCTTTCAAACGACAGAGGAGCAGGAACATGTGACGGACTTTCTTCACCGCGTCATTCAGCATGATGCTGTCGCGGGATTATTGATGAGCAAAATCAGACGGGGAAAGGAGCTTGGCATCAAAGTCGAAGTAGACGAGCATAGCAGTCTCCGTCATTTCCCTGAGCGACTGGATCAGCATGATATGACGAAGCTGCTCGGAAATCTGATTGAAAACGCCTTTGCCTCGTATAATACTGTAGAAAGAGACACAAAAGTTATTTCCATTAGTATTGATCAAACGGATGATGATCTTGCGATTTTAATTGAAGACAATGGCTCAGGGATAAAAGCGGAAATGATTCCTTCTATTTTCGATAAAGGCTTCACATACGGCAAAGAGGGCGGAACAGGCTATGGCCTGTATATTGTAAAAACGATTATCGACAAAGGGATGGGGAATGTAGAGGTCACATCAAGTATCGGCATTGGTACCACTTTCTCAATCGAATTCCCAATGACCATAGAGGAGAGAGGCAGATGACTCAGATTAAGGTGCTGTTAATTGAAGATGACCCGATGGTGCAAGAAGTGAATAAAGAGTTCATTATGAGTGTTCCTGGCTTTCAAGTAGCAGCTGTCGCTGGAAATGGGGAGCAGGGCATCCAGCTGATCAAAGAGATTCGTCCAGACCTCGTGGTACTAGATGTATATATGCCAAAAAAGGATGGCGTCAAAACGCTGCAAGACATCAGAAAACAGAAGATGAGAGTGGATGTAATTGTCATTTCGGCAGCGAAAGACAAAGAGACCATCGGCATCATGCTTCAAAATGGTGCGCGGGATTATATTATTAAACCATTCAAATTTGAACGAATGAAAGAATCACTTGAAAGCTATAAGGCATTTAAATCAAAAATTCGAACCGCAGCAGAATTTTCTCAGGAGATGCTGGATGATATCATACGAAAGCCTGCTGTTAAGCAGGAAGATACTTGGCTTCCTAAAGGGCTGAATGTGCATACAATGAACGAAATTAAAGCTTATATGGGCTTGCAGCAAGGCGCGCAGTCTGCAGAGGAAGTCGCCAATGCACTTGGCATTGCTCGTGTCACGGCACGCCGGTATTTGGACTTCCTCGTAAAAGAAGGCGAGCTGAAATTAGATATGCAATATGGCGGGATAGGACGGCCTGTGAATAAATATATCGTACATTCTGACTAAGAGACCAAAAAGACCAAAATGTACGATATGTTCATAAGCTTCACAGTCTTTGGTGAAATCGCTATCATTTACTTACAGATAATAGTTAAGCGTTTACATCAAAGAGTGAGGGAGTTGATTTTTTATGAAAAGGCTTTTGAAAAACCTAACATTTCAGGTGATTGCAGCTGTCATCATCGGGATCATTGTCGGGATGGTTTGGCCAAATGCCGGAAAAGAAAT contains the following coding sequences:
- a CDS encoding sensor histidine kinase, with the translated sequence MKIQQLSIRWKLTILTYFVVIFALLIGGIVLVGGIQQTEERELRKRLMNTARTVAEMNEVKQALADQTKERDRLQHAIEEIRIIQDTDYIVVMDMDHVRLTHPVKTRIGQRSEGTDEEPAFAEHIYFSEAEGELGTAIRAFYPVKDDQFNQTGVVLVGRTLPSMADILGEMKRDILMILLLTLSFGLVGSFLLARHIKQQMFKLEPHEIVRMLEERTATFHSINEGVISIDNQHMITIFNEKAKQIFGVTGDVVGRNIWGVLSDTRLPEIIDRAEPVYNEEIHMSGKRIMSSRIPIVMKKKIIGAVAIFQDRTEAAKLAEELTGVKNFVDGLRVQNHEHMNQLHTIAGLIQLGKADQALDLAFQTTEEQEHVTDFLHRVIQHDAVAGLLMSKIRRGKELGIKVEVDEHSSLRHFPERLDQHDMTKLLGNLIENAFASYNTVERDTKVISISIDQTDDDLAILIEDNGSGIKAEMIPSIFDKGFTYGKEGGTGYGLYIVKTIIDKGMGNVEVTSSIGIGTTFSIEFPMTIEERGR
- a CDS encoding response regulator, with protein sequence MTQIKVLLIEDDPMVQEVNKEFIMSVPGFQVAAVAGNGEQGIQLIKEIRPDLVVLDVYMPKKDGVKTLQDIRKQKMRVDVIVISAAKDKETIGIMLQNGARDYIIKPFKFERMKESLESYKAFKSKIRTAAEFSQEMLDDIIRKPAVKQEDTWLPKGLNVHTMNEIKAYMGLQQGAQSAEEVANALGIARVTARRYLDFLVKEGELKLDMQYGGIGRPVNKYIVHSD